The following are from one region of the Heliangelus exortis chromosome 2, bHelExo1.hap1, whole genome shotgun sequence genome:
- the SAMD9L gene encoding sterile alpha motif domain-containing protein 9-like isoform X2, with protein sequence MQRKQDIPPQASNQTVEQEDTEECLDGEGEDREIAKKECKKKHDLFNSSTLQDSKTEPTEREKAIKSVDKENGSEDTLSSSQDPTGKMCMPYPFDSFSDGTRYIQYNILKVPETGPFNLIDPAHEFKLLTNTDKAAEDDVLKKFTNDIFKFAAACMNSRTNGTIHFGVRDNPHGQIEGIKVTSRNSYIDRLNKSFKDYFNENYVNIARDCIRQPRFVEVLLQNGDPSQKFVIEVDVVPKYHKCDTKYFSTRTYNYDKKCWQKAVFIRDGASSKNIYGQKEFETFKRSLSSLATSRKKAEEEYNFKQHKPVLEGFKLGRLLTGNKDSLDDSYYDYYILVTNKCHPSQTSHLDFLQEIKWFAVLDFDSESEKNGVLKIYQKNQNAKIHFPYHYENEVGSVSEQAEKLKLYQETNWIFCNGRSDFTGNSEPPLDPSSWQQDRAAGVRKMISFLSHKDVKQSGKVLTVFLLLSKVEDQADPLVETFVTFYQELKGLDYLTCICIGPDTYQLWKDLLKARGISEEALSDKCVSNLSLEMVNGTIIKLNSMTQSSERLLPSIGLSTILLKKEENSMAALEILCVNECKDTEIEKDKEKFKNFMKEREENFYRGGKVSWWNFYFSSEKYTSDLVIRDSYEKLEHLIVSSSSEANESPVKIVNLYHHPGCGGTTLAMHILWNLREKFRCAVLKNKASDFGTQLTTLLTCGADNNTGYLPVLLLVDDFEEQENVSSLQKDIEVAITEKYIPYVKPLVIILNCMRSQNPDESSTINLLNSVSLKHMLSGKEQRAFDQKLKSIEKEHPQADDFYSFMIMKKNFDPQYIKRVVKSTLHNLDTASKPAQLVCYLSLLNSYVRTSAVSISLCEAFLGINSQEIGCSRDKLIEKMRICSNILIYDQVREYPRCKCLRIVHPLIASQCLTELKLTYDLPKSEITLQLLKEDLFYKTSLKQDKLIRDIQTLLITRQRKGHGDESDTLFSSLIETIHKEEKCSKVQCVLKQASERFEENGFICQALARYSYIKEGNFDSALFWAKEAKRRAQHNSYISDTLGQVFKSKLRYYIEFEQKSAALTPEKLKYLLEFAKNASQAFRESQRQAEHEQNEHLKHHNLRKKIKPYNTAGYQGEIETGLYVIDVLCQVPFFSREDLLCRKKLTKHLSGSNFWNADNPHRQSEMFKVLEHYSSFLCHLQSRLKRSFDFIEDYFVFFKTQTKEKEIVEAKIYQKAQECFTKYKEIFCHFNFEQLKSKQMSKLSMSQHIEAYREAVEASKADSFSGILKYLHRNDKNADVEVEDIVKAYTFLCEESEQATLKDKLNFILANIVLNCIKRKSSTLHTSKELESLLLRILEQVKQTSQCIEPFFLASLLFWPQNRKQLNEDSKKMETYIRCLRESFKELYGTLRCSRHPVALFYLAKGSDLNRFVHKGKIDQLFHSLSEHQLSSLWQSGDIWKEQAVQDLLLPLDGRAEGKVIYIDYGSNETFRIPAQPVPSFLLSKGPNIKRVSFYLGFSIEGLLAYNIQSL encoded by the coding sequence GGATCAGAAGATACACTGTCAAGCAGCCAGGACCCAACTGGAAAGATGTGTATGCCATATCCTTTTGACAGTTTCAGTGATGGTACTCGATACATACAGTACAATATTCTTAAAGTGCCTGAAACAGGACCATTTAATCTCATAGATCCAGCACATGAATTCAAATTACTTACCAACACAGACAAGGCAGCAGAAGATGACGTCCTGAAGAAATTTACCAATGACATCTTTAAATTTGCTGCAGCCTGCATGAACTCCCGCACAAATGGGACCATTCATTTTGGAGTACGTGACAATCCACATGGACAAATTGAAGGAATAAAAGTTACCAGTAGAAATAGCTACATTGATCGATTGAATAAATCATTCAAAGACTACTTCAATGAGAATTACGTCAATATTGCACGAGATTGCATCAGACAACCTAGATTTGTGGAAGTATTGTTACAAAATGGAGATCCATCACAAAAATTTGTCATTGAAGTGGATGTGGTTCCCAAATATCACAAATGTGACACAAAGTATTTCTCTACCAGGACATACAATTATGATAAAAAGTGTTGGCAAAAAGCTGTCTTCATCCGGGATGGAGCTAGttccaaaaatatttatggccaaaaagaatttgaaacttttaaaagaagcttGTCATCTTTAGCAACTTCTCgtaaaaaagcagaggaagaataTAACTTTAAGCAACACAAGCCAGTGCTTGAAGGATTTAAGCTAGGTAGGCTGCTCACGGGTAACAAAGACTCACTAGATGACTCTTACTACGACTACTACATTTTGGTAACAAATAAGTGCCACCCAAGTCAAACTTCTCACTTAGACTttttacaggaaataaaatggtTTGCTGTGCTTGACTTTGATtctgaatcagaaaaaaatggtgtgCTCAAGatttaccaaaaaaatcaaaatgccaAAATTCACTTCCCATATCATTATGAAAATGAAGTGGGATCAGTTTCTGAACAAGCTGAAAAGCTGAAACTGTATCAGGAGACCAACTGGATTTTTTGCAATGGGAGATCAGACTTCACAGGCAATAGTGAACCACCACTAGATCCCTCTTCGTGGCAACaagacagagctgctggtgtCAGAAAAatgatttcatttctttcacacaaagatGTAAAGCAGAGTGGAAAGGTTTTAACagtgtttcttttgctttccaaagTAGAAGATCAGGCGGATCCCCTTGTTGAGACATTTGTGACATTTTACCAAGAATTAAAGGGACTTGATTACTTGACCTGCATTTGCATTGGTCCAGATACATACCAGCTTTGGAAAGATCTTCTCAAAGCTAGAGGCATTAGTGAGGAAGCACTTTCAGACAAGTGTGTTTCTAATTTAAGCCTGGAAATGGTAAATGGTACCATCATAAAATTAAACTCAATGACACAGTCTTCTGAAAGACTTCTGCCCTCTATTGGTCTTTCTACCATTCTTCTAAAGAAGGAAGAGAACTCCATGGCAGCATTGGAAATACTCTGTGTTAATGAGTGCAAAGACACAGAAATAgagaaggataaagaaaaatttaaaaatttcatgaAAGAGcgggaagaaaatttttatcGAGGTGGTAAAGTATCATGGTggaatttctatttttcttctgaaaaatatacTTCAGATCTTGTCATAAGAGACAGTTATGAAAAGCTTGAGCACCTAATTGTGTCTTCATCTAGCGAAGCTAATGAGTCTCCTGTAAAAATTGTCAACCTTTACCACCATCCAGGCTGTGGTGGGACAACATTAGCTATGCATATCCTTTGGAATCTCCGGGAGAAATTCAGATGTGctgttctgaaaaacaaagcaagtgaTTTTGGAACACAGCTGACAACTTTGCTCACCTGTGGAGCAGACAATAACACAGGCTATTTACCAGTGTTACTCCTTGTGGATGATTTTGAAGAGCAAGAAAATGTCAGTTCTCTGCAGAAAGATATTGAGGTGGCtataacagaaaaatacattccaTATGTAAAGCCTTTAGTGATCATTCTAAACTGTATGAGATCTCAGAATCCTGATGAAAGTTCAACAATCAACTTATTGAACagtgtttctttaaaacatatGCTTTCTGGAAAAGAGCAAAGGGCTTTTGATCAGAAACTAAAATCTATTGAAAAGGAACATCCACAGGCTGATGATTTCTATTCATTTATGattatgaagaaaaactttGACCCACAATACATCAAAAGAGTGGTAAAAAGTACCTTGCATAACTTGGATACTGCATCTAAACCAGCACAGCTTGTTTGCTATCTCTCACTGCTAAACTCGTATGTGAGAACATCTGCAGTTTCAATATCATTATGTGAAGCATTCTTAGGAATTAATTCTCAAGAGATTGGCTGCAGTAGAGATAAATTGATAGAAAAGATGAGAATTTGTTCCAACATTCTAATATATGATCAGGTACGTGAATACCCAAGATGCAAATGTCTTCGTATCGTTCACCCACTGATAGCATCTCAATGCCTAACAGAATTGAAACTAACCTATGACTTGCCTAAAAGTGAAATTACATTGCAGTTATTGAAAGAAGACTTATTTTATAAGACTTCATTAAAGCAAGACAAACTTATTCGTGATATACAAACCCTGCTGATTACTAGACAGCGCAAGGGACATGGCGATGAGTCAGAcacattattttcctccttAATTGAGACAATTCATAAGGAAGAGAAGTGTAGTAAAGTGCAATGTGTATTAAAACAAGCATCTGAGAGATTTGAGGAAAATGGTTTCATTTGCCAAGCCTTAGCAAGATACTCCTACattaaagaaggaaattttGACTCTGCATTATTCTGGGCTAAAGAAGCCAAACGAAGAGCACAACACAATTCATACATATCAGATACACTAGGTCAAGTCTTTAAAAGTAAGCTAAGGTACTACATAGAGTTTGAGCAAAAGAGTGCAGCCCTGACacctgaaaaactgaaatatttgctaGAATTTGCTAAGAATGCTTCACAGGCTTTCAGAGAATCTCAGCGGCAAGCTGAACATGAACAAAATGAGCATTTGAAGCACCATAACCTTAGAAAAAAGATTAAACCGTACAATACTGCTGGTTATCAGGGAGAGATAGAAACTGGCCTTTATGTTATTGATGTCCTTTGCCAAGTTCCttttttcagcagagaagaCTTACTGTGtagaaaaaaattgacaaaGCATCTATCAGGAAGTAATTTTTGGAATGCAGATAACCCTCACAGACAAAGTGAAATGTTCAAGGTGCTTGAACATTATTCCAGCTTTCTATGTCATTTGCAATCACGGTTGAAAAGATCATTTGACTTTATTGAAGACTACtttgtgtttttcaaaacacagaccaaagaaaaagaaattgtggaAGCAAAAATATACCAGAAGGCTCAAGAATGTTTTAccaaatacaaagaaatattttgtcatttcaATTTTGAGCAGCTGAAAAGTAAACAGATGTCAAAGCTGTCCATGTCTCAGCATATAGAAGCatacagagaagctgtggaggCTTCCAAAGCAGACTCCTTTTCTGGAATTTTGAAATACCTCCacagaaatgacaaaaatgCTGATGTAGAAGTAGAAGACATCGTAAAAGCTTATACATTTTTGTGTGAGGAGAGTGAACAAGCAACTCTGAAAGacaaactgaattttattttggcaAATATTGTTCTGAATTGCATTAAACGTAAATCCAGTACTTTACATACTTCTAAGGAATTGGAAAGTCTGCTTCTAAGAATTCTAGAGCAAGTGAAACAAACTTCACAATGTATAGAGCCTTTCTTTCTAGCCTCCTTACTGTTCTGGCctcagaacagaaaacaattaaacGAAGATTCCAAGAAAATGGAAACTTATATCCGATGCTTAAGGGAATCTTTCAAAGAGCTGTATGGAACTCTCCGCTGTTCCAGACACCCTGTCGCTCTTTTCTACCTGGCAAAAGGCAGTGACCTGAACAGATTTgttcacaaaggaaaaatagacCAGCTTTTTCATTCACTTTCAGAACACCAACTCAGTTCTCTCTGGCAGAGTGGAGATATCTGGAAGGAACAAGCTGTTCAAGATCTTTTGCTTCCTTTggatggcagagctgagggTAAGGTTATCTACATAGACTATGGCAGCAATGAAACCTTTAGGATACCAGCACAGCCTGTTCCTTCATTCCTTCTGAGTAAAGGCCCTAACATAAAAAGAGTGTCTTTTTACCTTGGGTTTTCCATTGAGGGCCTCCTGGCATACAATATACAAAGTCTGTAA
- the SAMD9L gene encoding sterile alpha motif domain-containing protein 9-like isoform X1, producing the protein MENLSTEKHEKSYLCKPVEQWTKKEVKQWATEVVKIDQQYAEILFNQKVTGCSLKEITKPDLVAMDIPYGTALQIMYFLKQQDIPPQASNQTVEQEDTEECLDGEGEDREIAKKECKKKHDLFNSSTLQDSKTEPTEREKAIKSVDKENGSEDTLSSSQDPTGKMCMPYPFDSFSDGTRYIQYNILKVPETGPFNLIDPAHEFKLLTNTDKAAEDDVLKKFTNDIFKFAAACMNSRTNGTIHFGVRDNPHGQIEGIKVTSRNSYIDRLNKSFKDYFNENYVNIARDCIRQPRFVEVLLQNGDPSQKFVIEVDVVPKYHKCDTKYFSTRTYNYDKKCWQKAVFIRDGASSKNIYGQKEFETFKRSLSSLATSRKKAEEEYNFKQHKPVLEGFKLGRLLTGNKDSLDDSYYDYYILVTNKCHPSQTSHLDFLQEIKWFAVLDFDSESEKNGVLKIYQKNQNAKIHFPYHYENEVGSVSEQAEKLKLYQETNWIFCNGRSDFTGNSEPPLDPSSWQQDRAAGVRKMISFLSHKDVKQSGKVLTVFLLLSKVEDQADPLVETFVTFYQELKGLDYLTCICIGPDTYQLWKDLLKARGISEEALSDKCVSNLSLEMVNGTIIKLNSMTQSSERLLPSIGLSTILLKKEENSMAALEILCVNECKDTEIEKDKEKFKNFMKEREENFYRGGKVSWWNFYFSSEKYTSDLVIRDSYEKLEHLIVSSSSEANESPVKIVNLYHHPGCGGTTLAMHILWNLREKFRCAVLKNKASDFGTQLTTLLTCGADNNTGYLPVLLLVDDFEEQENVSSLQKDIEVAITEKYIPYVKPLVIILNCMRSQNPDESSTINLLNSVSLKHMLSGKEQRAFDQKLKSIEKEHPQADDFYSFMIMKKNFDPQYIKRVVKSTLHNLDTASKPAQLVCYLSLLNSYVRTSAVSISLCEAFLGINSQEIGCSRDKLIEKMRICSNILIYDQVREYPRCKCLRIVHPLIASQCLTELKLTYDLPKSEITLQLLKEDLFYKTSLKQDKLIRDIQTLLITRQRKGHGDESDTLFSSLIETIHKEEKCSKVQCVLKQASERFEENGFICQALARYSYIKEGNFDSALFWAKEAKRRAQHNSYISDTLGQVFKSKLRYYIEFEQKSAALTPEKLKYLLEFAKNASQAFRESQRQAEHEQNEHLKHHNLRKKIKPYNTAGYQGEIETGLYVIDVLCQVPFFSREDLLCRKKLTKHLSGSNFWNADNPHRQSEMFKVLEHYSSFLCHLQSRLKRSFDFIEDYFVFFKTQTKEKEIVEAKIYQKAQECFTKYKEIFCHFNFEQLKSKQMSKLSMSQHIEAYREAVEASKADSFSGILKYLHRNDKNADVEVEDIVKAYTFLCEESEQATLKDKLNFILANIVLNCIKRKSSTLHTSKELESLLLRILEQVKQTSQCIEPFFLASLLFWPQNRKQLNEDSKKMETYIRCLRESFKELYGTLRCSRHPVALFYLAKGSDLNRFVHKGKIDQLFHSLSEHQLSSLWQSGDIWKEQAVQDLLLPLDGRAEGKVIYIDYGSNETFRIPAQPVPSFLLSKGPNIKRVSFYLGFSIEGLLAYNIQSL; encoded by the coding sequence GGATCAGAAGATACACTGTCAAGCAGCCAGGACCCAACTGGAAAGATGTGTATGCCATATCCTTTTGACAGTTTCAGTGATGGTACTCGATACATACAGTACAATATTCTTAAAGTGCCTGAAACAGGACCATTTAATCTCATAGATCCAGCACATGAATTCAAATTACTTACCAACACAGACAAGGCAGCAGAAGATGACGTCCTGAAGAAATTTACCAATGACATCTTTAAATTTGCTGCAGCCTGCATGAACTCCCGCACAAATGGGACCATTCATTTTGGAGTACGTGACAATCCACATGGACAAATTGAAGGAATAAAAGTTACCAGTAGAAATAGCTACATTGATCGATTGAATAAATCATTCAAAGACTACTTCAATGAGAATTACGTCAATATTGCACGAGATTGCATCAGACAACCTAGATTTGTGGAAGTATTGTTACAAAATGGAGATCCATCACAAAAATTTGTCATTGAAGTGGATGTGGTTCCCAAATATCACAAATGTGACACAAAGTATTTCTCTACCAGGACATACAATTATGATAAAAAGTGTTGGCAAAAAGCTGTCTTCATCCGGGATGGAGCTAGttccaaaaatatttatggccaaaaagaatttgaaacttttaaaagaagcttGTCATCTTTAGCAACTTCTCgtaaaaaagcagaggaagaataTAACTTTAAGCAACACAAGCCAGTGCTTGAAGGATTTAAGCTAGGTAGGCTGCTCACGGGTAACAAAGACTCACTAGATGACTCTTACTACGACTACTACATTTTGGTAACAAATAAGTGCCACCCAAGTCAAACTTCTCACTTAGACTttttacaggaaataaaatggtTTGCTGTGCTTGACTTTGATtctgaatcagaaaaaaatggtgtgCTCAAGatttaccaaaaaaatcaaaatgccaAAATTCACTTCCCATATCATTATGAAAATGAAGTGGGATCAGTTTCTGAACAAGCTGAAAAGCTGAAACTGTATCAGGAGACCAACTGGATTTTTTGCAATGGGAGATCAGACTTCACAGGCAATAGTGAACCACCACTAGATCCCTCTTCGTGGCAACaagacagagctgctggtgtCAGAAAAatgatttcatttctttcacacaaagatGTAAAGCAGAGTGGAAAGGTTTTAACagtgtttcttttgctttccaaagTAGAAGATCAGGCGGATCCCCTTGTTGAGACATTTGTGACATTTTACCAAGAATTAAAGGGACTTGATTACTTGACCTGCATTTGCATTGGTCCAGATACATACCAGCTTTGGAAAGATCTTCTCAAAGCTAGAGGCATTAGTGAGGAAGCACTTTCAGACAAGTGTGTTTCTAATTTAAGCCTGGAAATGGTAAATGGTACCATCATAAAATTAAACTCAATGACACAGTCTTCTGAAAGACTTCTGCCCTCTATTGGTCTTTCTACCATTCTTCTAAAGAAGGAAGAGAACTCCATGGCAGCATTGGAAATACTCTGTGTTAATGAGTGCAAAGACACAGAAATAgagaaggataaagaaaaatttaaaaatttcatgaAAGAGcgggaagaaaatttttatcGAGGTGGTAAAGTATCATGGTggaatttctatttttcttctgaaaaatatacTTCAGATCTTGTCATAAGAGACAGTTATGAAAAGCTTGAGCACCTAATTGTGTCTTCATCTAGCGAAGCTAATGAGTCTCCTGTAAAAATTGTCAACCTTTACCACCATCCAGGCTGTGGTGGGACAACATTAGCTATGCATATCCTTTGGAATCTCCGGGAGAAATTCAGATGTGctgttctgaaaaacaaagcaagtgaTTTTGGAACACAGCTGACAACTTTGCTCACCTGTGGAGCAGACAATAACACAGGCTATTTACCAGTGTTACTCCTTGTGGATGATTTTGAAGAGCAAGAAAATGTCAGTTCTCTGCAGAAAGATATTGAGGTGGCtataacagaaaaatacattccaTATGTAAAGCCTTTAGTGATCATTCTAAACTGTATGAGATCTCAGAATCCTGATGAAAGTTCAACAATCAACTTATTGAACagtgtttctttaaaacatatGCTTTCTGGAAAAGAGCAAAGGGCTTTTGATCAGAAACTAAAATCTATTGAAAAGGAACATCCACAGGCTGATGATTTCTATTCATTTATGattatgaagaaaaactttGACCCACAATACATCAAAAGAGTGGTAAAAAGTACCTTGCATAACTTGGATACTGCATCTAAACCAGCACAGCTTGTTTGCTATCTCTCACTGCTAAACTCGTATGTGAGAACATCTGCAGTTTCAATATCATTATGTGAAGCATTCTTAGGAATTAATTCTCAAGAGATTGGCTGCAGTAGAGATAAATTGATAGAAAAGATGAGAATTTGTTCCAACATTCTAATATATGATCAGGTACGTGAATACCCAAGATGCAAATGTCTTCGTATCGTTCACCCACTGATAGCATCTCAATGCCTAACAGAATTGAAACTAACCTATGACTTGCCTAAAAGTGAAATTACATTGCAGTTATTGAAAGAAGACTTATTTTATAAGACTTCATTAAAGCAAGACAAACTTATTCGTGATATACAAACCCTGCTGATTACTAGACAGCGCAAGGGACATGGCGATGAGTCAGAcacattattttcctccttAATTGAGACAATTCATAAGGAAGAGAAGTGTAGTAAAGTGCAATGTGTATTAAAACAAGCATCTGAGAGATTTGAGGAAAATGGTTTCATTTGCCAAGCCTTAGCAAGATACTCCTACattaaagaaggaaattttGACTCTGCATTATTCTGGGCTAAAGAAGCCAAACGAAGAGCACAACACAATTCATACATATCAGATACACTAGGTCAAGTCTTTAAAAGTAAGCTAAGGTACTACATAGAGTTTGAGCAAAAGAGTGCAGCCCTGACacctgaaaaactgaaatatttgctaGAATTTGCTAAGAATGCTTCACAGGCTTTCAGAGAATCTCAGCGGCAAGCTGAACATGAACAAAATGAGCATTTGAAGCACCATAACCTTAGAAAAAAGATTAAACCGTACAATACTGCTGGTTATCAGGGAGAGATAGAAACTGGCCTTTATGTTATTGATGTCCTTTGCCAAGTTCCttttttcagcagagaagaCTTACTGTGtagaaaaaaattgacaaaGCATCTATCAGGAAGTAATTTTTGGAATGCAGATAACCCTCACAGACAAAGTGAAATGTTCAAGGTGCTTGAACATTATTCCAGCTTTCTATGTCATTTGCAATCACGGTTGAAAAGATCATTTGACTTTATTGAAGACTACtttgtgtttttcaaaacacagaccaaagaaaaagaaattgtggaAGCAAAAATATACCAGAAGGCTCAAGAATGTTTTAccaaatacaaagaaatattttgtcatttcaATTTTGAGCAGCTGAAAAGTAAACAGATGTCAAAGCTGTCCATGTCTCAGCATATAGAAGCatacagagaagctgtggaggCTTCCAAAGCAGACTCCTTTTCTGGAATTTTGAAATACCTCCacagaaatgacaaaaatgCTGATGTAGAAGTAGAAGACATCGTAAAAGCTTATACATTTTTGTGTGAGGAGAGTGAACAAGCAACTCTGAAAGacaaactgaattttattttggcaAATATTGTTCTGAATTGCATTAAACGTAAATCCAGTACTTTACATACTTCTAAGGAATTGGAAAGTCTGCTTCTAAGAATTCTAGAGCAAGTGAAACAAACTTCACAATGTATAGAGCCTTTCTTTCTAGCCTCCTTACTGTTCTGGCctcagaacagaaaacaattaaacGAAGATTCCAAGAAAATGGAAACTTATATCCGATGCTTAAGGGAATCTTTCAAAGAGCTGTATGGAACTCTCCGCTGTTCCAGACACCCTGTCGCTCTTTTCTACCTGGCAAAAGGCAGTGACCTGAACAGATTTgttcacaaaggaaaaatagacCAGCTTTTTCATTCACTTTCAGAACACCAACTCAGTTCTCTCTGGCAGAGTGGAGATATCTGGAAGGAACAAGCTGTTCAAGATCTTTTGCTTCCTTTggatggcagagctgagggTAAGGTTATCTACATAGACTATGGCAGCAATGAAACCTTTAGGATACCAGCACAGCCTGTTCCTTCATTCCTTCTGAGTAAAGGCCCTAACATAAAAAGAGTGTCTTTTTACCTTGGGTTTTCCATTGAGGGCCTCCTGGCATACAATATACAAAGTCTGTAA